In the Ictidomys tridecemlineatus isolate mIctTri1 chromosome 10, mIctTri1.hap1, whole genome shotgun sequence genome, tgctaaactacatggtttctcaacatgttatcaatcaccataaactactgggggggtcATCTGGTATTCcaggtatttttcctgtctcatactgattggaggttgctagggggttgatATGGGTCCTCATCTAGCTTGAGTCCGGGACACCTGGCATTGTAGACCTCTcttgttatttacagacaaacaactcagcacggtgggtatgtgcttaggagtgctctgtgggtttttctaaggacaagggtcacgcccccttccttggacaggctttgctctgaggtagaggctggtttctcaaaaatggagtcacattagtttctcacctGGAGAATACCTCCCACCATAAGGCAGGGGCTCATCTATAAGAATCCTGAAATATAGCACAAAGATATGTGTTTAGGCAAATGACTTTGTCCTCTTGCTCttgaaatgagagagagaaaaagagagagaccctAAATGCAAATCTCCTTATGCTTGCAAATAACTTTACAATCCAATAAActgaatttctgaaaaatatttagcTTGATGTGACCAGAATTCTCTGTAAGTAAATGATCTAAACCTGGAGATTCTGTACTCTTAAAGGAGCTGAGACAAAGGGAGATGCCACAGGTCTAAGTTCATGAACACCACTGTCTAGCTCTTGGTGAACAGGATCTGGCTTCAAGCCAGCTGCGTGGAGCTTGGTCTTGTGGCTTAAGCCTTTCTCACGCAGGAGGACTTGCACTTTGTGCCCTTGGTGTGTGCGTGTTGACGACCACACAGGTCCACCCACTGAGCTCTCCTCTGCAGTGTGCACATTCCAATCACCTTAAGGGGCATCTTAACCTCAAGGGCTGCTGTTTGGTCTCAGGGGGTGGCACACTTGGATCTAGACTGACATGGTGCTGCACATGGCTGCTCTACATAGTGTAGGCTGAACTAGTCAGGACTCCACGCCTGCCATATAGCCCAACCAACTAGCGGCCTTGCAGAGGTTCATGTCCTGTAAGTGTCCAATGTGGCCTACTGGGGAGAACCTTTGAAGGCCTCACCTTCCCAAACTCCAGTCACCCAACTGAGAAGCTTGCCTTTGCCAGCAGCAGGGCTTTGGGTTGCACAGGGCATCCACCAGACACGGACTCCACCCCTTCCTTCACGTGTTTGCAGGGGCCACAAGTGGAAGCGAGTGGAAGCAGCTGCTAGAGAACATGCCTCTGGGAGCCTCGGGCCTAGCCGCCTGCCCACCTCCATCTGTAGCCCTCCCACACAGCACAGTTCCAGAGAGGCAGGAAGTCACGCCTAAGGCCGCTGGATGTGCAGATGTGGCTTTCCTCACTAGCTGAAACCAAGTATGAATCTGTGGCTCTGTGACTTGAAAGTGCCGGAGAAGAGCCAGTGGAGACCCTCCTGGCGCTGTTTCATAGCTACACAGAAGCACCTTCATAAGTAAGAGCTTCTACTTTCAGTAGCCTCACTCGCCACGACACACGATGGGGGAGGCAATGTACTCACAGGGGGAAGGTTTGTCCTGGCTCACAGTGACAGGAGGGGCAGTCCATGACTGCTTGGCTCGTCACTGTCCAGCTGTGCTGAGGCAGCGTGTCATGGTGGGATGCACAGTGCAGCCACCCCTCTCACCCCAgaatgaggaagaagaggaagacaaAGAGGAGGGCCTGGGACCCCCTtatcttcttcacaccagtgacCCAAAGACCATCCATTAGAGCCTACATCCtgaaggtcccaccacctccccaaCACCAGGTCCAAGCTGCAGCACCTCAAAAGGGATGCCACTGGATCCAGCCAGGTCATATGCCACCTGCCTGGCTTGAGGGAATGGGTATTATGAAGGCCACACCTAGACTGGGTGAGGATGCCTTTGCAGGGTGGGGCCATCCATCTGGCTGCTCCTCATCCCCCAGGAGCTAGGGAAGGAGCAGGTCAGCAAGAGAAGAATCAACAGGCCTAcaggggaaggaggaagtggaGCACACTCACCTGGGAAGAGATGCTCTCAGGCCAAGTGGCTTCCAGATGGCGTGGCAAGCAGAGCAGGATCAAAGCTTTGCAGTAGTGTGACCAGACAGAAGAGGAGGCAAGCCGACTCAGGGTCAGTGCGTCAGTGCTTCGAAGCAGCGGCGCCAGCCCACACTGCCATGGTGTTGCAGTTCCATCAGATGGCATCAGACACCATTGGAGACTAGGGCTATGTATTTGTTGTGTtggctcttttttatttaattaataaatattttagtttttgattcTATAccaggtttttgttttatatattttagtaacATGGTAGCATTAAATTAACTAGCCCCCACTACACTTCTTTTATGAGGGATTCATACATCACTAAATTCTGAATTGCTAGCACCGATCTTTCATCTGAGATCCACTCTTTTCTTCTTCAGGAAACCACTAGAACTCCTTCCCTCTTGCTTCCTGTGGTTTAGGGGTAGTTTCCAGATCAAGGCCTCCCAGAGTGGGTGTGGGTTCTTGGGAGGCCCGTGAGGATCCTCTGATTCCTCTCCTTAGTGAGCATGCCCACTGCAGGCAACAAAGACCACACTGACCCACTCTAGCCATGGGATATCTGTTGGCTCCAAGTGAAGGGTGGAAAATAAGGTGCAGCTCCTGGTTTAGGGTGCCACAGACCTAAACACAGTGATCAGTGTGTGGTCTAGTTACTCAAAACCAGAGAGGAGCACTTTGGCTGGATCTGCAGCTCAACCAATTACCTACCAATTACCTACCTGGATCTCAACTTTGTCTCCCTTTGCTTTGACTCCCTGATACTGACTGTGGTAGGTGGGGAGTGGGCCACCCAGGCCTTCATTCCACAAGGGTCTTGACTCCCCAGCTTGCTTAGGATCTGCCTCTCATCCAGCAGTCCTGAGGTCTGTGGCCTTTCTGAATGCCAACAGGAACCTGGGGTGGATAGATAAAAGCTAATATTCTCATTAGGCATCACAACTAAAGAGCTGCCCCCAGTAGCTCAGACAGAAGGTGCACAGACAGCCTTACCCGGCAATTTGGAAATTCTGCTAAATCGATTTTATGCAAgcacacacatttaaaaacacaacaaTAAACCTGTTTGTAatacttctgaattttaaaaacagtaaggCAATTTGTTGGGTGTTTAAAATCTTTTCCTTGCTCCTCCATTCACTGAATTAGCATTTGAAAGCACCCTGTCCTCAAACTGGGCCTTTCCAACTGCAGCTGCATCAGTCACTGTCCTTTTCATCACCCCACTTTCTCAGACTGTGACTCTCTCCCAGCCTTGGGGTAGTTGACTTCACACCATCTCTATGGAACAGGAGGATCTGAGTGTTGCTATGCCAGTTTTGGCTCCTGGACACCAGACCCCCAGGTCAGGACCAGCCCAAAGAGAACCTTCACCCTGGACTCCTAAGCCCCACTCTGCCACACAATTTCCTATCTTTGGGGAATTGTCTGTCCTtggctgctataataaaatactgacCTGCAGTTttacttgggggggggggcactataaggaaattaaaatactatCTGTTTTGGTTCTCTGGTCATTCCAGACAGGAAACCTGTTGCTTTCACCTGAAACTTCCTGCAAGAGGACAGACTCCACCCTCTAAGGACTGTAATCTATAGCCCTTGGAAAATAACATTCCAGGGGAAGAGGTTGGGGGAAGCAGCAGACATTTGTGCAATTGTAATTCTTTTTCCCTAGAGTATGGAAAAACTGGATGGAATtatatttggctttttaaaaagatcatgatCTTAGAAATATTGTTATTATGCTAGTACTCCCATGAAATTATGGAACCTGACCTCATTTCAACTAGAAAAATGCCAAACTAAATATACAACATTTGTTGCACAGATCAGAAATCCAATTTCTGACTATCAGAAGATGGTGAAGAAGAACCAGGAATATAGAAAAAACGACTCAGTTCTAAGTGGTGAAGTTCCTTGTGGGTGTCTGCAATTCTCTAGTTTTGCAAATAATGTTcacttttcatatttaaatttcccAGAGTGACTTTTCAGTATACTGAATACTTGTTTTTCTGCAAGTTTCAAGGAGTGCCAATTCAAATGATTTTTGCACTGACTgtcatttaaatatgaaaacccAATAGCACTGCTATTTAGTGGGAAGTCTCTGGGATACTTGGGTCCCTGGATACATGGTAAATTTCTACAAAGTACTTAGGATTTCAGAGACACAGCCATGTAGAACAGACCTCATgtcaccactcttattcaatcAAGCACCCGGAATTGTACTCATTAgttgaattaataaaattaagaaagataaaaattcgAAATGATCTCAACTCTTCCTGCTTAGTACAAATTCATTAAGTTAATGATTTGTAGGTAATGAGGTTTTAGAAGTCAATCAGATATCATCTGGAATCAAATATCATTACAAGTCTAAATTACAATTCAAAGATATAGCCCATGTTTTCATAAGGACACAAATGCTATTGGAAACAAAACATCCAAAAATAGGCCATCCAGTTTTCTTCAGGGAAAATCGGAAAtcaaaagaacaaagcaaaaccaTTCAGGAATAGTGTAATTTCAGAGTGAGGCTGGGGACATTTCTTCCAATGcttctagaaaaagaaatactagtTTCTCCTTGTGgaagaagcattttaaaatattttattaaagtatattttaattgCTATTCAAGAGGAATAATAGTCATTCACATAAACACCTCAAAATTACTTATGAGTTAGCTAAAAAAATCTTAAGCAGTTGGTAGAACAAATAAGTTATGAAAGCAGTTAAAGAGATACAGAAAGAGCAGAGAGGCAAACCAGAGGCGCCCAGTGGGTGGGGACTCTGCTCCTGTTGCAGGGTGAGTACCTCCTTAGGGCCCCCTGTCCAGGCACAGTCACAGTGAGGTTTATTTCTCTTATGAATTTGGGGTGCAGTCCATGGCCTGACAGCACCACCTCACCATCTGCTGTCCTTGTCTGCTGCACCCTTCTGCAGTCCCCATGGGTTTCCCCACACCCTCTCTATCCTTGTCATTTCCTGGCATTTTGATAGGAACCCTTCTAATGGGTGGGAGGTGGGATGGTGTCCCTTCTTGGGGGTCCTGGGAAGAGAGTCCAGCACCTCTGTGTGTGTTGGTTCTCTGTTTATGGCTAGCAGCACTGCCCCAGGATGCCAGGTTATGCAAATGGGGGGCAGAGCAAAAGACATTTCATTGAGCCAGGAACTGAAGGAGTGAATGTGGAGTATATTTTTAGCTGGGCTGGATCACAGCTCCCTTCAGAGGCTGAAGCTACTGAgaataatcatttaaaagaagcaaAGCTTTCAAACTCCTGGTGTCCTGAACAGTCTAAGCTGGGGCTGCAGCAGGGGTCCTTGCCTCTTGTGGGCACTGAACAGGCTTCAGAGAATATTCTCATCCAGTGCCAACACAAAGAGGAAGCCCACAGGGAAGTTCTACATGTTATAAATTGGCACAGGGAGAAGAATGCTTAATCCTGTTGACTTTAATCTCACCACCTAGACTTCAAGTTCAGTCCACCATAACTGTGAAATGCAAGGCCAACTGAGCGCAGTAGGGCTTCTTTGAGAAGGCCCACATGCTCTAAGAGGTTCTCCTGGGTTCGAAGCACAATTCCATATAAAGAACACGGAAAACTGACAGGCACCATGGTTTTCTTTCAAGTTTTAGCTCAGGATATTTTCCAACCTTTGTGCTTTATACAAGCAAATTTTATAAGAAGTTCTATTCTTCATTTATTAGTTTGTTAAATACAAATACCATATATAGAAACAAGGCACTGTGTTAATTGCTCTAGACATGCAAGAATAAATTAACACTTTCAAGGAACTTAGAACTAAGGGCAATAAGTCATGTGCAAGAGTAACACAAGACAGAAAAACCATCTGTAAAGGAGATTAAGtacaatgggaaaagaaaaatcactaccAGGAAAGAACTTCAAAAAGGACACAGCTTTTGAGTCAGAACTTAAATAGAGGAGGACTGAGTTCTGTGGAGAAGCGGAGGGAAGGCAAGCTGGGAGGAGGGATGTCAACCATAAGAGCAGCACCAGCAGGGAACCTCGGCATGTGAACAGGGAACAGCATGAGGGAGAAATGAAGGGGGGCGGGGAATGGATGGGATCTGGTCTCAAGGTTTTCTGATTGCTGGGGAGGAATGTATTTCATGCTATTGTTACTTTTAAATGTAAGTTGTGGTCATCACCCTAAAATAGTTGGTGGAGAGTTTGGGAATTAAATCAAAAGGCAATATGGGCATGTAAAAGCAGAAGGGGAGGGAGTTTCAACCTGCTGTTGAAACGTGTGCAGAACCACCTCTCTTCCTCTAGAGCTTGGCACTGAGAAATGAGGCAAGGGCAGAAGGAATTCCAGGTATGCTTGGCCTTTAGGTCTATAAATAGGTCTGTAAATGCTATTTATAGATGGCCTACTTACAGATACCCTTTGTTGTAAATGGCTACCTGGGACAGCTATCACAACGGGATTCTGGGTAGCCCAGATCTCCCAGCTCCAGCAGGGAAAAGGCGTTTCCCCTGGCAACCTTATTATACACCACACTCAGCTGCTCAGTGATACAGCCCTGATACAGTCCCTCAGTCCAACATGCTGTGCGTTCCGTCTTTCATGGCTGATCTAACATCTGTGAAAGGAATGgcaataatattttatgaaaagatTCTGACACATACACACAAGTACAGAAAAGAATACCACAAGTCCCCATCTGCCCTCACAGAGATCCAGGAATTATGAAGCCCTGGCCATGTCTGCCCTCcctgtgttttctcttctctcccaaGACATTGTAAAACCAGCTCCAGGCCtggccccttccttcctcctacctcagtttGCATCTCCTAGGTGCAAGCATGTTTTCTTAAATAACCTTCAGGACGCTGGCACACTTAACCTTTAACAACACTTTCATTTCATCTATTACCAATCTAGTCAAATTGTCCCACTGTCTCAAGCAGGTCCTTTTGTTTATGTGGCTTGTTAAGAGCCGGAAGAGGGTACACACATCACATTTGGGATTAAGTCTTATTAAAGCTACATTTGGAGCAGCCTTCTTTGCCATGCCCTTTACTTGATGTTTAAGCAGGGTTACTCTTATTATAGAAGTCCTGTGTTGGCCTCTTTGCTTCTTTATTATTTGTTCCTTTGTCcacaaaacacatttttgaaTCAGATACTGTCAGTTCCTTATAGTGTTAATACTTTCTATGACTATGAGCAAGCAAGACAAAGGATGGATGGTCATCTAGTGGGATAGACACAACCTGTGTTTTTAAGACACAAAGAACTGAATTCTATTGCACTGTTAGCATTTACTTGCCATGTAAATTTGTGCATATTATTtagcctcttccttcctcctacctcagtttGCATCTCCTAGATGCAAGCATGTTTTCTTAAATAACTTTCAGGACGCTGGCACACTTAACCTTTAACAACACTGTTGTTGGTTTCGTTAGCTTCAAGTTGGTTTCGTAGGCTTCATTATGATTACACCAGAGACCTCATGGGGTGCCATGAAGAGTACATGAAGAGAACATGTAAAGAACCTAATTTGGTGGCAAGCACTTAAAACAGAACTGCAAAACTGGCAGCTGTTTAGAGTGGACTCCAAACCCCAGCCTGTGGTCTGACTCTCCTGAAGATACAATCTGCTTGATAAACTTATCACATTTTTGGTTTATTTCCCATGTTTCAAAAGATAGATATCTTgctaattatgaaaaaaaatcaaaacagttgTCTCTTTGGAGGATAGATAATATgaatagtaatttaaaataaatccaacTTATACCTAATTCCATTAAGAGGAGGAACTATTTATTATTAGTCTGCACAATCTAGTCAGAATACCAACCAGTATTTATTTCCCCCGGAAGAGAAGATTTCTTACTTGAATGGTATCTTTCAGCCTCCCTATAACTTAAGGAAGGAGGTACCTCCTACAAGGCACCCACGGCTGGTCTCCCCTGCAGCAGAAAAAGGCTAAGGCAGGTAGCTTGGCAGGCAAGCTCAGACCCTTGAGGGCCACTTCTGGTAAACCTTCTCCCAGGGGCTTTCTGCAACCTTTGGAGTCCTTGGTGGCAGGTTGTTACTTCTGCTGTTCCACTGGCATCTTTCTGTGTGGGGCATGTTGACGGTGGTGCTTTGTAGCTAATAACCACCACTTCATTTCTTCCACTTCACCCTGAAGGTGTGAAAGGAGCTGTTAATTACAAAAATGTATAAATCTTTCTGATATTTGTTGGCATGATTGCAATACCATTCTGTTTGCTAGAGAGTTGTCAAATAGTAAGTTAGTCATTGACAATGCATCAGGAAGTAGCGTGGTCATGCTCAAACTACAGAACAGGGTTCCCTTGGTAAGAGTGACCTTAGATGGAGTAAACAGACATTTCTGGAAGAGGGTCCAACAATCTGCACTTTCAGCATACCCATTAGAGATTGAGAATCTATGAGACCATCTGGAAGGACACCCCTGGAGTCATTGAACTTGTGCTGGGGTTACAGTTATGAACAGTATCTAAGCTGGTATTTTAACCCACCATCTGCACCTCTTGCCAAGGACAGCCTTTGCTTTCACAACCACTCGTCTCATTGGGCTTATCAATGAACCCATGCTCACCAACCCCTTAAGATGCTACATGATTTcactttccccttcctttctggCAGGCTGATTTATCAGAATGGAGTTGAAGACATTCTTTCCCTCCAGTCAGTAGTGGAGTCTTTTGTCTACTCTTCGCCCCCATCCTGTCTTCTTGCCCACTCTGTAGCCTTTCCTTGACCTTCTTTAGGGAATGAATTTCTAATATAAATTTCTAGCaggttcaaaataaaattgaaactgtACTGCTGAGCCCGGGGTTCTGTTACAGAATTCAACAGCTATTTCTTACCTATATTGAAAATAGCAATGATTCTGGTTCTAACTCTGCCAGAGTTATGGGACATTAAAGTAGTTTAATGACAGCATATGGGAAAACTATTACTTCCTCCTTGCCATAAActgaaaaacaggaagaagagacTGGAAATGAAAAAGATCCCTGTTCAAACACCAGACATGTTAACTGAGGacacagtttcctcatctttaccAACAACAGAATATAAGGTCTCATAGAATATATGGTTCTAGTTTTCACGGTGTTTAAGGTGTGTGAGGGTCCAATGCAGACAGGAAAGAAGGGGCTATTTGCTTGGATTCCAGAAGCCTCTAATCTAGTCTTGGGCAGGGGCTGTCTTTCTGTGTAGGCTTTTATCTGAGGTCCTGAATGATAACCATAGGTGTCTGCTGCTCCTCACTGAAATCTTCACTCCAGGAATGTTACGGCTTGGAAACTTGAAGGCAGGCCCCTGGGAATCCATGGAGAAGGACTAGCAGAGCTGCTGCAGGAGCCCCAACCTCCTCCATCTGTCTCTCCGGAATTCATGGAGCGGGGGTTCCCAGCCTGTCACAAAGCCAGCACCTACCAGGGGTTTTAAACTGTGGTGAGGGCTTTGAGTTGGCTGTTTCAGGTTCTGGTTTTAAATTTGCAGACTGTTTTCACTTTTGAATTCCCTCTTAGAGTTGTCACATCCTTCTACGTGGGGAAGGAAGCACCAGTGTCAGTAGAACAGCCTCCCCACGAGGCTGCCCTGGGCACTCCTGCAGGCTGAACTCGCCGCCCTACGCCCACCGCAGGGGCGCGTCGCCACTGGGCCAGATAAACAGGCCAGGCCCGGTTCATGATGGACAGGGACTGTATTCGCCATGAACTGAATACTTCATAAACTGCGGTCCCGGGTGACTTCCTTACTAGTGTGAAGTCCGGGCTAGGGGCTGCCATGCTCTCGAACAGGGAGTCACTCCCCCAGGTGGCTGCGCGACCCGTCCTCGGACCCGGGCAGGCGGGCGTCCCGCCTCCACCGCGGTCGGCCCCACAGCGCCGGTCTCCGCCCCTGGAGACGCGGGTCACACCTCCGCAGGCCGGACTCCGGCGTTCCACGGCCTCGGGATTGCAGCTGCAGGGTGCGGGCTGCGCGGGACAGGCGTCGACTCACCCAGGCGTCCGGCCCGACCCTGAGTTTCAGGGTACCTGATGAGATGAGCCGGCCCCGCCCTCCTGCCCAGGCCCGCGCGGCGGGCGGCCCAGTCTCGCGAGACTTCCTGCCGGTCTTCCCGCCGGCCTTCCCGCTTCTCGCGAGAGCGCGCGCCCGCGGCTTCCGGCGGGGGGTGGTGGCACAGCGGGCAACGGCGATGGCCGCCGAGCGGCTTTTCTCGCTGGAGCTGCTGGTGGACTGGGTGCGACTGGAGGCCGCGCCACCGCCTGATCCCGCCGTGGCCTTCCGTCTGCTGGACTTCCCGCCGCTGCTGGTGCGCGCACCCACTACGCCTGCTCCGGCACCCGGCGGCGCGCTGGGCTTCGGGCGCGGCAAGGCCTGCGTGTTCCGCCTGCGCCCCGCCGCCCTGCGCCGCCCGCGGCTGCGCGCCGCGCTGCTGCAGCTGCCCGCCGCTCCCGGCCCGCCAGCGCCGCGGATGCTGGGCGCCTGCGACGTACCGCTGCCCGCCGCCCGCGGGCCCGGCAGCCGCGGCACGTTTGCCCTGCTGGACCCGGAAGGCGAGCGCGTCGGCGACCTGGCGCTATTCTGCCGCCTGACGGAACTGGGCGGCTGCGCTCGGGACCCCACCCCGGTCCCCGGAGCTCAGAATCCCGCCCCTGCCGACGTGGACCCCGACCTCGGCGCCCCGGACCCCGGACCGCAGGATCCCGCCCCCCAGGACTCCCACCTCGGCGCCCCGGACCCAGACCCCCAGGATCTCGCCGACCTGGACCCAGACCTCGGCGCCCCGGACCCCGCGGCCCGCCCATCTCGCACGGGCTCGGTGGAGATGGGCAGGCCTGGCCCTGTGGAGGCTTCAGGCAGCAGTGCCAGCGCCTCCAGCGAGGAAGACGCCGAGCTGGACCTGGAAACCAACACCTTTTGCCCTCCTCCTCTCTATTACACTCACTTGACCCAGGAAAGGGCAGTTCCTGCAGGCGTCAAAATCACCATTGAGCCCCAAAGGGACGTACCCGAGGAGCTAGGTGATGCCTTGCCGGAAAAAGTACTTGTAAACCCTCCAACACATCTGAGTCCTCCTGAAGGTACAGATTCTGCAACACAGGAGACTCTTCCCGTGCTTTTGAGTCCACCAGGGAGTCGGGATGTAGGAGCAATTAATCAAACTACATGTCACCCTCAAACTGAACAAAATACGATTAATACAATAAGGCAGCTTCCTCTGCTAAATGCTTTGTTAATTGAGTTGTCCTTGTTATACAACCAACCCGTGGCAAGCCCAACTCATGTACATCCCCACTTAGCCTGGTTATATAGAACCGAGGATAAGAAGGTACCAGAATCTTGCACCAAATCCACATGTCAGTCTGAATATAAGAAGGATAAGCTTTCAGTGGGGGACCACGAAAAGTCAGCGAGCCTTCAGTGTAAAAAGAACCAAGTTGAAAACCTTAAGAAAGGTAAATATTTTGAGAACAATGGCAACCACCAAAAAAGAGTTACAAGGGGGAAGCTACTTTATGGCTTAACAAATACACTCAGATTGCGTTTAAAGCAAACAAATCCTGACATGTTGGTAATAcatgaaaaaagagaagagtatagaaaaatgcaagcacaaaTGTTGGCTACAAGTACAAAATTCAGAATTCCATCCTCTAAAGTTAAAGTATTAAGCTTTGCAGAACAAAATCAGAAGCCACATCAGCTGCCTAGAGACAAGTATTTAAATTCAGATGCATCTTCTGAAAATAGTGATACCTCAAGGCAAATTAGTGAAGTCTTTGATGAAACCAGCACAACTAAAGAAACTAAACTAAAATGTGCAACTGG is a window encoding:
- the Map10 gene encoding microtubule-associated protein 10, yielding MAAERLFSLELLVDWVRLEAAPPPDPAVAFRLLDFPPLLVRAPTTPAPAPGGALGFGRGKACVFRLRPAALRRPRLRAALLQLPAAPGPPAPRMLGACDVPLPAARGPGSRGTFALLDPEGERVGDLALFCRLTELGGCARDPTPVPGAQNPAPADVDPDLGAPDPGPQDPAPQDSHLGAPDPDPQDLADLDPDLGAPDPAARPSRTGSVEMGRPGPVEASGSSASASSEEDAELDLETNTFCPPPLYYTHLTQERAVPAGVKITIEPQRDVPEELGDALPEKVLVNPPTHLSPPEGTDSATQETLPVLLSPPGSRDVGAINQTTCHPQTEQNTINTIRQLPLLNALLIELSLLYNQPVASPTHVHPHLAWLYRTEDKKVPESCTKSTCQSEYKKDKLSVGDHEKSASLQCKKNQVENLKKGKYFENNGNHQKRVTRGKLLYGLTNTLRLRLKQTNPDMLVIHEKREEYRKMQAQMLATSTKFRIPSSKVKVLSFAEQNQKPHQLPRDKYLNSDASSENSDTSRQISEVFDETSTTKETKLKCATGKKTVDCGENRTSTLGRISSPADFIIPERLTHTSILGGKLETRVQSPCVFQQQAMAGRIVDKEIDNWQVRNTDNNIPAEMSENSSHESISELKYSDDFTSPCYSEDFSSTEETSRSLQNHANSPQAEISPRRKSIGPRPPLGKSSSEKSSILSPPFSAGSPILSQKRCHLAKTRDESVEKASSNSTSNLSSSHWTKEKESQIDQNSRHNTKDKKRCQDFSMKLKAETDRKWSEKSQSPRTSQVSSYLPSNLSELELNVLDGSTSDHFEDDDDIGSLRISKQYKDICELVINKLPGYTV